In one window of Kitasatospora sp. MMS16-BH015 DNA:
- a CDS encoding alpha-galactosidase, with translation MATKRNARLRQVAVAAGVLVAAVGVVPPASADAVAPLLQVPPMGWNAWNTYGCNATQALVESVADAMVANGMRDAGYRYVNVDDCWMTRDASGNLTGNSNYPDLKGLGDYLHARGFKFGIYESPGAKTCAGYSGSAGHEVNDANTFASWGVDYLKYDYCQTAPSLSAQVDTFATMRAALRATGRPIVFSINPNSGSNTGAGVTRSWGEVSDQARSTEDIGNQWWGQSWPNGIANIVSENATLAWRAQPGSFNDADMLEVGNGGLNATEEQTHFAMWAMMASPLIASANPSSINATSLALLKNPRLIAIDQDTLGLQARVIAGTRLVNSSGSLTLAKPLANGDVALALYNGSDSAQTLGTSLAAVGIPGTGTWTDQYTGAVAQSGAGSISVQVPAHGTAVYRVTAPGAPAGWYSALVTPSAAAQTYEAEDPARSIVAGRWTANSGAVFSACPVCSGGQKVSWIGGTNKLYLNGIYARNAGTYPVTVRYVNGGGDRDASVWTNGQNLQKATFHGNGNWNSTQTAVVNLQLNAGYNTVSFGNEYGGWAPDIDAISVPATG, from the coding sequence ATGGCGACCAAGCGGAATGCGCGGCTGCGACAGGTGGCCGTGGCAGCCGGAGTGCTGGTGGCGGCGGTCGGGGTGGTGCCGCCCGCGAGCGCCGACGCGGTGGCACCCCTGCTCCAGGTGCCGCCGATGGGGTGGAACGCCTGGAACACCTACGGCTGCAACGCCACCCAGGCGCTGGTCGAGTCGGTCGCCGACGCCATGGTGGCGAACGGCATGCGCGACGCCGGCTACCGGTACGTCAACGTGGACGACTGCTGGATGACCCGGGACGCGAGCGGCAACCTGACCGGCAACTCCAACTACCCCGACCTGAAGGGGCTCGGCGACTACCTGCACGCGCGCGGGTTCAAGTTCGGCATCTACGAGTCGCCCGGCGCCAAGACCTGCGCGGGGTACTCGGGCAGCGCCGGGCACGAGGTCAACGACGCGAACACCTTCGCCTCCTGGGGCGTCGACTACCTGAAGTACGACTACTGCCAGACCGCCCCCTCGCTCTCCGCCCAGGTGGACACCTTCGCCACTATGCGCGCCGCGCTGCGCGCCACCGGCCGCCCGATCGTCTTCAGCATCAACCCGAACAGCGGCAGCAACACCGGCGCGGGCGTGACCCGGAGCTGGGGCGAGGTCTCCGACCAGGCGCGCAGCACCGAGGACATCGGGAACCAGTGGTGGGGCCAGAGCTGGCCCAACGGCATCGCCAACATCGTCAGCGAGAACGCCACCCTGGCCTGGCGGGCCCAGCCGGGCTCGTTCAACGACGCCGACATGCTGGAGGTCGGCAACGGCGGGCTGAACGCGACCGAGGAGCAGACCCACTTCGCGATGTGGGCGATGATGGCCTCGCCGCTGATCGCCAGCGCCAACCCGAGCAGCATCAACGCGACCTCGCTGGCCCTGCTGAAGAACCCGCGGCTGATCGCGATCGACCAGGACACCCTCGGCCTTCAGGCCCGGGTGATCGCCGGCACCCGGCTGGTCAACTCCTCCGGCTCGCTGACGCTGGCCAAGCCGCTCGCCAACGGGGACGTGGCGCTCGCGCTCTACAACGGCTCCGACAGCGCGCAGACCCTCGGCACCTCGCTGGCCGCCGTGGGCATCCCCGGCACCGGCACCTGGACCGACCAGTACACCGGCGCGGTCGCCCAGAGCGGCGCCGGCTCGATCTCCGTCCAGGTGCCGGCCCACGGCACCGCCGTGTACCGGGTGACGGCGCCGGGCGCGCCGGCCGGCTGGTACTCCGCGCTGGTCACCCCTTCGGCGGCGGCGCAGACCTACGAGGCCGAGGACCCGGCCCGCTCGATCGTGGCGGGCCGCTGGACGGCCAACTCGGGCGCCGTCTTCTCTGCCTGCCCGGTCTGCTCGGGCGGGCAGAAGGTGAGCTGGATCGGCGGCACCAACAAGCTGTACCTGAACGGGATCTACGCCCGGAACGCCGGCACCTACCCGGTGACCGTGCGGTACGTGAACGGGGGCGGCGACCGCGACGCCTCGGTCTGGACCAACGGCCAGAACCTGCAGAAGGCGACCTTCCACGGCAACGGCAACTGGAACTCGACCCAGACGGCCGTGGTCAACCTGCAGCTGAACGCGGGCTACAACACCGTCAGCTTCGGCAACGAGTACGGCGGCTGGGCCCCGGACATCGACGCGATCTCGGTGCCCGCCACCGGCTGA
- a CDS encoding biotin-dependent carboxyltransferase family protein, translating into MVDTEGRRGVDDVLVVLRPGPLTTVQDLGRRGVAHLGVPRGGALDAPALMAANRLVGNPAGAAGLETTLGGVALRALAPVLVAVTGAPAPVRVAGRPAAWGAAIAVGAGSVIEIGAATHGVRSYLAVAGGIAVPPAFGSRSADLLSGLGPAPLRVDDQLPVGTPLAPAAPTPAKGAAWLAQEAQEASTWGEFGRAADGLTPSARPPEELLLRLRPGPRADWFAPDALAVLQRGRYRVAAASNRIALRTEGPALARARTAELESEGMVLGAVQVPADGRPVVFLADHPTTGGYPVIGVVPAADLAAAAQVRPGTPLRFSLLPSL; encoded by the coding sequence GTGGTCGATACTGAGGGGCGGAGAGGGGTCGACGACGTGCTGGTGGTGCTGCGGCCGGGGCCGCTGACGACGGTTCAGGATCTCGGACGCCGTGGGGTGGCCCATCTCGGGGTGCCGCGCGGCGGCGCGCTCGACGCCCCCGCCCTGATGGCGGCCAACCGTCTGGTGGGCAATCCCGCCGGGGCGGCCGGCCTGGAGACCACGCTGGGCGGGGTGGCCCTGCGGGCGCTGGCACCGGTGCTGGTGGCCGTCACGGGCGCCCCGGCGCCGGTCCGGGTCGCGGGTCGGCCGGCTGCCTGGGGCGCGGCGATCGCCGTCGGGGCGGGTTCGGTGATCGAGATCGGCGCCGCCACCCATGGCGTCCGGAGCTACCTGGCGGTGGCGGGCGGCATCGCCGTCCCTCCCGCGTTCGGCAGCCGCTCGGCCGACCTCCTCTCGGGCCTCGGCCCCGCGCCGCTCCGAGTCGACGACCAGCTGCCAGTGGGCACCCCACTCGCCCCGGCGGCGCCCACCCCGGCGAAGGGCGCCGCCTGGCTCGCCCAAGAAGCCCAAGAAGCCTCCACCTGGGGCGAGTTCGGGCGCGCGGCAGACGGGCTCACCCCGTCCGCACGACCGCCCGAAGAACTCCTCCTGCGACTGCGGCCCGGGCCCCGCGCGGACTGGTTCGCGCCGGACGCGCTGGCCGTTCTCCAGCGCGGGCGCTACCGCGTCGCCGCCGCGAGCAACCGGATCGCGCTCCGCACCGAGGGCCCGGCCCTGGCCCGCGCCCGGACCGCGGAGCTGGAGAGCGAGGGCATGGTGCTGGGCGCCGTCCAGGTGCCGGCCGACGGCCGCCCGGTGGTCTTCCTCGCCGACCACCCCACCACCGGCGGCTACCCCGTGATCGGCGTGGTGCCCGCCGCCGACCTCGCGGCAGCGGCGCAGGTCCGCCCCGGCACCCCGCTGCGCTTCTCCCTCCTCCCCTCCCTCTGA
- a CDS encoding LamB/YcsF family protein: MAGAVIDLNADLGEGFGRWTLTDDEALLSVVTSANVACGFHAGDPSTMRRVCALAAERGVRIGAQVSYRDLAGFGRRAMDVPSEELADEIAYQIGALQVFARAAGSRVSYVKPHGALYNRVVADSEQAEAVVAGVLRAGAVCDGPLPVLGLPGSRLLMVAEGVGLPVVTEAFADRAYTWSGTLVPRRDPEAVVHDPEAVIARAVGLARDNQVTAVGGELVSVQARSLCVHGDTPGAAQLAWRVRGALASAGVRVEAFA, encoded by the coding sequence GTGGCCGGTGCGGTGATCGATCTCAATGCGGACCTCGGCGAGGGCTTCGGACGCTGGACCCTGACCGACGACGAGGCGCTGCTCTCCGTGGTGACCAGTGCCAACGTGGCCTGCGGCTTCCACGCGGGCGACCCCTCCACCATGCGCCGGGTCTGCGCGCTGGCCGCCGAACGCGGCGTCCGGATCGGGGCCCAGGTCTCCTACCGCGACCTGGCCGGCTTCGGCCGCCGTGCGATGGACGTACCCTCCGAGGAGCTGGCCGACGAAATCGCGTACCAGATCGGCGCGCTCCAGGTCTTCGCCCGCGCGGCGGGCTCCCGGGTCAGCTACGTCAAACCGCACGGCGCCCTCTACAACCGCGTGGTGGCCGACTCCGAGCAGGCCGAGGCCGTGGTGGCGGGCGTGCTGCGCGCCGGGGCGGTCTGCGACGGCCCGCTGCCGGTGCTCGGGCTGCCGGGCTCGCGGCTGCTGATGGTGGCCGAGGGCGTCGGCCTGCCCGTGGTCACCGAGGCCTTCGCCGACCGCGCCTACACCTGGTCGGGCACCCTCGTCCCGCGCCGCGACCCCGAGGCCGTGGTGCACGACCCCGAAGCGGTGATCGCCCGGGCCGTCGGCCTGGCCCGCGACAACCAGGTGACCGCCGTCGGCGGCGAACTCGTCTCCGTCCAGGCCCGCTCGCTCTGCGTCCACGGCGACACCCCGGGCGCCGCCCAGCTCGCCTGGCGGGTCCGCGGCGCCCTCGCCTCGGCCGGCGTCCGCGTCGAGGCCTTCGCGTGA
- a CDS encoding DUF1775 domain-containing protein — MNRSRTLARLAVPAAALLGALAPAGPALAHVEVEPATAQALAVGAVVGFNAEGESDTAGITKLQVVLPTGLAPADITLAEGPQGWQLTPGPDGYTLTGTALAPGKAADYKIKVRQLPDAKELVFKTLVTYSDGHIDRWIDLPTGGAEPQHPAPILKLTPAAAGATPLPVASASATATPSSAAPSAPATPAPATTASDSKSSSSNSGTVVGVVIAIVVVAVGGIFWWRRRSSGN; from the coding sequence ATGAACCGCTCCCGCACCCTCGCCCGCCTCGCCGTCCCGGCCGCCGCCCTGCTCGGCGCCCTCGCGCCGGCCGGCCCGGCCCTCGCCCACGTCGAGGTGGAGCCCGCGACGGCGCAGGCCTTGGCCGTCGGCGCGGTGGTCGGCTTCAACGCTGAGGGCGAATCGGACACCGCCGGCATCACCAAGCTCCAGGTCGTCCTCCCCACCGGCCTCGCCCCGGCAGACATCACCCTCGCCGAGGGCCCCCAGGGCTGGCAGCTCACCCCCGGCCCCGACGGCTACACCCTCACCGGCACCGCCCTCGCCCCGGGCAAGGCCGCCGACTACAAGATCAAGGTCCGCCAGCTCCCCGACGCCAAGGAGCTGGTCTTCAAGACCCTGGTCACCTACTCCGACGGCCACATCGACCGCTGGATCGACCTCCCCACCGGCGGAGCCGAACCCCAGCACCCGGCCCCCATCCTGAAGCTCACCCCCGCCGCCGCAGGAGCCACCCCCCTCCCGGTCGCTTCCGCCTCCGCCACGGCCACCCCGTCCTCCGCCGCCCCGTCGGCGCCTGCCACTCCGGCGCCGGCCACGACGGCCTCGGACAGCAAGTCCTCCTCCTCGAACTCGGGCACCGTGGTAGGCGTAGTGATCGCCATCGTGGTGGTCGCGGTCGGCGGCATCTTCTGGTGGCGCCGCCGCTCCTCCGGCAACTGA
- the pxpB gene encoding 5-oxoprolinase subunit PxpB — MSTPSSPGDLPPEDLRAFELRAVGEDALLLTADSPGRVAALYAELLARRAELPAITEIVPAARTVLLDGLADRAGLARLLAGWRLPDRPPADGPLVELPTVYDGADLAEAAALWGVSPEAAVRIHSAPEYRVAFCGFAPGFAYLTGLPEGRHLPRRATPRPAVPAGSVAVAGPYTGVYPRPSPGGWQLLGRTATPLWDETRQPPALLAPGTRVRFTPTRG, encoded by the coding sequence GTGAGCACACCTTCCAGCCCTGGGGACCTCCCCCCGGAGGACCTCCGGGCGTTCGAGCTCCGGGCGGTCGGCGAGGACGCGCTGCTGCTCACCGCAGACTCCCCCGGCCGGGTCGCCGCGCTCTACGCCGAGCTGCTCGCCCGCCGGGCCGAGCTCCCCGCGATCACCGAGATCGTGCCGGCCGCCCGCACCGTCCTGCTCGACGGCCTGGCCGACCGGGCCGGCCTCGCCCGGCTGCTGGCCGGCTGGCGGCTGCCCGACCGGCCGCCCGCCGATGGCCCGCTGGTCGAGCTCCCCACCGTCTACGACGGCGCCGACCTCGCCGAGGCCGCCGCGCTCTGGGGCGTCTCGCCCGAGGCCGCCGTCCGGATCCACAGCGCGCCCGAGTACCGGGTCGCCTTCTGCGGGTTCGCCCCGGGCTTCGCCTACCTCACCGGCCTGCCCGAGGGCCGTCACCTGCCGCGCCGGGCCACCCCACGCCCGGCGGTCCCGGCCGGCTCGGTCGCGGTGGCCGGGCCCTACACCGGCGTCTACCCGCGCCCCAGCCCCGGCGGCTGGCAGCTGCTCGGCCGCACGGCCACCCCGCTCTGGGACGAGACCCGGCAGCCGCCGGCCCTGCTCGCCCCGGGCACCCGGGTCAGGTTCACCCCGACCCGGGGCTGA
- a CDS encoding helix-turn-helix domain-containing protein, whose translation MPEQQYYSVEQVAELLGLHVKTVRGYVRDGRLGASQVGRQYRISRADLAAFTGTPAPPAQAGHHAEVSSIVQIDGVDTPAAARLTNTVAAAALSASTGEGGRRLRVEAVHDEERATLKLIVLGDLESTADLLHIIHSLVDRPT comes from the coding sequence ATGCCCGAGCAGCAGTACTACTCCGTCGAGCAGGTGGCGGAGCTCCTCGGCCTGCACGTGAAGACCGTCCGGGGGTACGTCCGCGACGGCAGGCTCGGCGCCAGCCAGGTCGGCCGCCAGTACCGGATCAGCCGGGCCGACCTGGCCGCCTTCACCGGCACCCCCGCTCCCCCGGCCCAAGCCGGGCACCACGCCGAGGTGTCGAGCATCGTCCAGATCGACGGCGTCGACACCCCGGCGGCGGCCCGCCTGACCAACACCGTCGCGGCCGCCGCCCTCAGCGCGAGCACCGGCGAGGGCGGCCGCCGCCTACGGGTGGAGGCCGTCCACGACGAGGAGCGGGCCACGCTCAAGCTCATCGTCCTGGGCGATCTGGAGAGCACCGCCGACCTGCTGCACATCATCCACTCCCTGGTCGACCGCCCCACCTGA
- a CDS encoding FdhF/YdeP family oxidoreductase, which translates to MKEPEESKAEPGAPEYRPYRHPAAGWGAAKSVTRFLVRAGEYVDGPRAVMKMNHEDGGFDCPGCAWPDDLKGLKLDLCENGIKHVTWEMTRKRVDREFFAAHTVTELSGWSDFALEDQGRLTEPVVYDPASDRYVPIGWQEAFELAGRALRELADPDQAAFYTSGRLGNEATFLYQLMARELGTNNLPDCSNMCHEASGRALQAALGTGKGTVDLKDWESADALFILGVNAASNAPRMLTALAEAHKRGAQIVHVNPLVEAAARRAIIPHDFVDMALNRATATSTLNVQPRIGGDMALLRGMAKAILAEAERDPKALDQLFIERHTSGFEAYRAVCEATSWAEIERQSGVDRAQILNVARVYRQADRSIVSWCLGVTQHEHGVDTVREIVNLLLLRGNLGREGAGPSPVRGHSNVQGNRTCGIDHRPTEEFLARLDEVCGITAPRAHGKDTVATIEAMRRGEVKVFVGMGGNFALAAPDTPYTYAALRACELTVQVSTKLNRSHLVHGRRALILPCLGRTEKDVQRAGEQATSVEDSMSMVHLSRGMKRPASPHLLSEPAIVAGLARAALPESRTPWAWYVEDYDRIRDTMAEVLDGFEDFNRRVRRPLGFRIKQPARELVFGTPTGRAEFSAAPLPDVVPAPGTLALGTMRSHDQWNTTIYSEDDRYRGIKNLRTLVFMNPDDMRERGVGEFDPVDITATAKDGSTRSVQGYLAVPYDIPRGCAAGYMPELNVLCAIGDFSTQSDQPIMKHLKVTVVRSPA; encoded by the coding sequence GTGAAGGAGCCCGAGGAGTCGAAGGCCGAGCCCGGCGCGCCGGAGTACCGGCCCTACCGCCACCCGGCGGCCGGGTGGGGCGCGGCCAAGAGCGTCACGAGGTTCCTGGTGCGCGCGGGCGAGTACGTGGACGGGCCGCGCGCGGTCATGAAGATGAACCACGAGGACGGCGGGTTCGACTGCCCGGGCTGCGCCTGGCCGGACGACCTCAAGGGGCTCAAGCTCGACCTGTGCGAGAACGGGATCAAGCACGTCACCTGGGAGATGACCCGCAAGCGGGTGGACCGGGAGTTCTTCGCGGCGCACACCGTCACCGAGCTGAGCGGGTGGAGCGACTTCGCGCTGGAGGACCAGGGCCGGCTGACCGAGCCGGTGGTCTACGACCCGGCGAGCGACCGGTACGTGCCGATCGGCTGGCAGGAGGCCTTCGAGCTGGCCGGCCGGGCGCTGCGGGAGCTGGCCGATCCGGACCAGGCCGCGTTCTACACCTCCGGGCGGCTGGGCAACGAGGCGACCTTCCTGTACCAGCTGATGGCCCGTGAGCTGGGCACCAACAACCTGCCCGACTGCTCGAACATGTGCCACGAGGCCAGCGGCCGGGCGCTGCAGGCCGCCCTGGGCACCGGCAAGGGCACGGTGGACCTGAAGGACTGGGAGAGCGCGGACGCGCTGTTCATCCTGGGGGTCAACGCCGCCTCGAACGCGCCCCGGATGCTCACCGCGCTGGCCGAGGCACACAAGCGCGGCGCGCAGATCGTGCACGTCAACCCGCTGGTGGAGGCCGCCGCCCGGCGCGCGATCATCCCGCACGACTTCGTGGACATGGCGCTGAACCGGGCCACGGCCACCAGCACGCTGAACGTCCAGCCGCGGATCGGCGGCGACATGGCGCTGCTGCGCGGCATGGCCAAGGCGATCCTGGCGGAGGCCGAGCGCGATCCCAAGGCGCTGGACCAGCTCTTCATCGAGCGGCACACCAGCGGGTTCGAGGCGTACCGGGCGGTCTGCGAGGCCACCTCCTGGGCGGAGATCGAGCGGCAGTCCGGGGTGGACCGGGCGCAGATCCTGAACGTGGCGCGGGTCTACCGGCAGGCGGACCGGTCCATCGTCAGCTGGTGCCTGGGCGTCACCCAGCACGAGCATGGGGTGGACACCGTCCGCGAGATCGTCAACCTGCTGCTGTTGCGGGGCAACCTGGGCCGGGAGGGGGCCGGGCCCTCGCCGGTGCGCGGGCACAGCAACGTGCAGGGCAACCGCACCTGCGGGATCGACCACCGGCCCACCGAGGAGTTCCTGGCCCGGCTCGACGAGGTCTGCGGGATCACCGCGCCGCGCGCGCACGGCAAGGACACCGTGGCCACCATCGAGGCGATGCGCCGGGGCGAGGTCAAGGTCTTCGTCGGGATGGGCGGCAACTTCGCGCTGGCCGCGCCCGACACCCCGTACACCTACGCGGCGCTGCGCGCCTGCGAGCTCACGGTGCAGGTCAGCACCAAGCTCAACCGCAGCCACCTGGTGCACGGGCGGCGGGCGCTGATCCTGCCCTGCCTGGGCCGGACCGAGAAGGACGTGCAGCGCGCCGGGGAGCAGGCCACCTCGGTCGAGGACTCGATGAGCATGGTGCACCTCTCCCGGGGCATGAAGCGCCCGGCCTCGCCGCACCTGCTCTCCGAGCCCGCGATCGTCGCGGGCCTGGCCCGGGCCGCGCTGCCGGAGAGCCGCACGCCCTGGGCCTGGTACGTGGAGGACTACGACCGGATCCGCGACACGATGGCCGAGGTGCTGGACGGCTTCGAGGACTTCAACCGGCGGGTCCGGCGCCCGCTCGGCTTCCGGATCAAGCAGCCCGCCCGCGAGCTGGTCTTCGGCACCCCCACCGGCCGGGCGGAGTTCTCCGCCGCCCCGCTGCCGGACGTCGTGCCCGCCCCGGGCACCCTCGCGCTCGGCACGATGCGCAGCCACGACCAGTGGAACACCACGATCTACTCCGAAGACGACCGCTACCGGGGCATCAAGAACCTGCGCACCCTGGTCTTCATGAACCCGGACGACATGCGCGAGCGCGGGGTCGGCGAGTTCGACCCGGTCGACATCACCGCGACCGCCAAGGACGGCTCCACCCGGTCCGTCCAGGGCTACCTGGCCGTCCCGTACGACATCCCGCGCGGCTGCGCGGCCGGGTACATGCCGGAGCTGAACGTGCTCTGCGCGATCGGCGACTTCAGCACCCAGAGCGACCAGCCGATCATGAAGCACCTCAAGGTCACCGTGGTCCGCTCGCCGGCCTGA
- a CDS encoding DUF4180 domain-containing protein, giving the protein MPDHLRHLADTPVLACAPDGPPIADERAATDLLGDAMGLGAEWVALPVERLPPEFFQLRTGLAGTVVQKFATYRLGLAVLGEIQSYLDTSTALRDFVFESNRGRQLWFLPDAEALHTRLTTH; this is encoded by the coding sequence ATGCCCGACCACCTCCGGCACCTGGCCGACACCCCCGTCCTCGCCTGCGCCCCGGACGGCCCGCCGATCGCCGACGAACGCGCGGCCACCGACCTCCTCGGCGACGCCATGGGCCTCGGCGCCGAGTGGGTCGCCCTCCCGGTCGAACGCCTGCCACCCGAGTTCTTCCAGCTGCGGACCGGCCTCGCGGGCACCGTCGTCCAGAAGTTCGCCACCTACCGCCTGGGCCTCGCCGTCCTCGGCGAGATCCAGTCCTACCTGGACACCAGCACGGCGCTGCGCGATTTCGTCTTCGAGAGCAACCGGGGCCGCCAGCTCTGGTTCCTCCCGGACGCCGAGGCCCTCCACACCCGCCTCACCACCCACTGA
- a CDS encoding class I SAM-dependent methyltransferase, translating to MPQLEISDLITAVDPDNGRRLPVRRSEVVERLRANGDHRAARIVAGLPADRDGILDADAVDRLLISVHTELQRLSEELRIGERLVHLLDPLFTAIRATGRPGPYRLVDIGCGLGYLVRWLAATDALAPDVELVGVDLDAALVGEAARLAREEGLDCRFVHGNAFALPEPATVYISTGVLHHFPEPALTDFFRAQGASPALAFCHYDIAATGLAPIGAWMFHRARMRHPLGRHDGVASARRAHSDESLLRAATASGLRPLLYEPRRAANPFCTTLRPVLGLRPELEAPLRQALGRASRRLLGPEHFTRATR from the coding sequence GTGCCCCAGCTGGAGATCTCCGACCTGATCACCGCGGTCGACCCGGACAACGGCCGGCGGCTGCCGGTGCGGCGTTCCGAGGTGGTCGAGCGGCTTCGCGCGAACGGTGACCACCGGGCCGCGCGGATCGTGGCGGGCCTGCCGGCCGACCGGGACGGCATCCTGGACGCGGACGCCGTCGACCGCCTGCTGATCAGCGTGCACACCGAGCTCCAGCGCCTGAGCGAGGAACTCCGCATCGGCGAACGCCTCGTCCACCTGCTCGACCCGCTCTTCACCGCGATCCGGGCCACCGGCCGGCCCGGGCCGTACCGCCTGGTCGACATCGGCTGCGGGCTCGGCTACCTGGTCCGCTGGCTGGCCGCCACCGACGCACTCGCCCCCGACGTCGAACTGGTCGGCGTCGACCTCGACGCCGCGTTGGTCGGCGAGGCGGCCCGCCTGGCCCGCGAGGAGGGGCTCGACTGCCGCTTCGTCCATGGCAACGCCTTCGCCCTGCCCGAGCCCGCCACCGTGTACATCTCCACCGGGGTCCTGCACCACTTCCCCGAGCCCGCGCTGACCGACTTCTTCCGGGCCCAAGGCGCCTCCCCCGCCCTGGCGTTCTGCCACTACGACATCGCCGCGACCGGCCTCGCCCCCATCGGCGCATGGATGTTCCACCGCGCCCGGATGCGCCACCCCCTGGGCCGCCACGACGGCGTGGCCTCCGCCCGACGGGCCCACAGCGACGAGTCCCTGCTACGAGCCGCCACCGCCTCGGGCCTGCGGCCCCTGCTCTACGAGCCCCGCCGCGCCGCCAACCCCTTCTGCACCACCCTGCGCCCGGTCCTCGGCCTACGCCCGGAGCTGGAAGCCCCCCTGCGCCAGGCCCTCGGCCGCGCCTCCCGCCGACTCCTCGGCCCCGAACACTTCACCCGGGCCACCCGATGA
- a CDS encoding class I SAM-dependent methyltransferase, translated as MLQMINDSCLALMTGLGHESGLFDVMAGLEPATSAGVAKAAGLDERYVREWLGAMVTGGVVEYEPVRGTYLLPAEHAASLCRAAGPNNLARIAQDLGMLAEVEQQVLAAFRTGAGVPYSAYPRFQAIQAEESGEVFDLALVDGIVPLVPGLAERLRAGIDVVDIGCGQGHGVNVLARAFPASRLRGLDQSEQGIAAARAEAAEWGLANAEFEVGDSAELTGDYDLVTAFDVIHDLARPAETLAAVAGALREDGVFLMADISASSRLEENIGHPLCPALYAFSVFYCMSVSLGEGGAGLGTAWGEQTALRMLAEAGFGRVETRRVEDDILNVYYLARR; from the coding sequence ATGCTTCAGATGATCAATGATTCCTGCCTGGCCCTGATGACCGGGCTGGGGCACGAGAGCGGGCTGTTCGACGTGATGGCGGGGTTGGAGCCGGCCACCAGTGCGGGGGTGGCGAAGGCGGCCGGCTTGGACGAGCGGTACGTGCGGGAGTGGCTGGGGGCGATGGTCACCGGCGGGGTGGTGGAGTACGAGCCGGTGCGGGGCACGTACCTGCTGCCGGCGGAGCACGCGGCCTCGCTCTGCCGGGCGGCCGGGCCGAACAACCTGGCGCGGATCGCGCAGGATCTGGGCATGCTGGCCGAGGTCGAGCAGCAGGTGCTGGCGGCGTTCCGGACGGGGGCGGGGGTGCCGTACTCGGCGTACCCGAGGTTCCAGGCGATCCAGGCGGAGGAGTCGGGCGAGGTGTTCGACCTCGCGCTGGTGGACGGGATCGTGCCGCTGGTGCCCGGGCTGGCGGAGCGGCTGCGGGCGGGGATCGACGTGGTGGACATCGGCTGCGGGCAGGGGCACGGGGTCAACGTGCTGGCCCGGGCCTTCCCGGCCTCGCGGCTGCGCGGGCTCGACCAGTCCGAGCAGGGCATCGCGGCGGCCCGGGCCGAGGCGGCCGAGTGGGGGCTGGCCAATGCGGAGTTCGAGGTCGGGGACAGTGCCGAACTCACCGGCGACTACGACCTGGTGACGGCCTTCGACGTGATCCACGACCTGGCCCGCCCGGCGGAGACCCTCGCCGCCGTGGCCGGTGCGCTGCGCGAGGACGGCGTCTTCCTGATGGCCGACATCTCGGCCTCCAGCCGGTTGGAGGAGAACATCGGGCACCCGCTCTGTCCGGCGCTCTACGCCTTCTCGGTCTTCTACTGCATGAGCGTCTCCCTGGGGGAGGGCGGCGCCGGCCTCGGCACCGCCTGGGGCGAGCAGACGGCGCTGCGGATGCTGGCGGAGGCGGGCTTCGGCCGGGTGGAGACCCGGCGGGTGGAGGACGACATCCTCAACGTGTACTACCTCGCCAGGCGCTGA